In Tepidimicrobium xylanilyticum, a single window of DNA contains:
- the nrdG gene encoding anaerobic ribonucleoside-triphosphate reductase activating protein gives MEEKIKVAGIIRESIVDGPGIRLVVFTQGCVHNCFGCHNPETHPFSSGYYIHIDEIVEMVKKDPLLDGITLSGGEPFHQGRACAKLARKIRELNLNVVTYTGYTFEELLKEIDINRGWHELLHATDILIDGRFQIDRKSLLLKFRGSENQRIIDVKSSLEKNRVIIADI, from the coding sequence ATGGAAGAAAAGATAAAGGTGGCAGGAATTATCAGAGAATCTATAGTAGATGGTCCAGGAATAAGGTTGGTTGTATTTACCCAAGGCTGTGTTCATAACTGTTTTGGTTGTCATAACCCTGAAACTCACCCCTTTAGCAGTGGTTATTATATCCATATTGATGAAATAGTTGAAATGGTAAAAAAAGACCCTCTTTTAGATGGAATAACCTTGAGTGGAGGCGAACCCTTCCATCAAGGAAGAGCTTGTGCTAAATTAGCCCGTAAAATTAGAGAATTGAACTTAAATGTGGTAACTTATACTGGTTATACCTTTGAGGAATTGTTGAAAGAAATAGACATTAATAGGGGTTGGCATGAATTATTGCATGCAACAGATATACTAATAGATGGTAGATTCCAAATCGATAGGAAGAGTTTATTACTGAAGTTCAGAGGTTCAGAAAATCAAAGAATAATAGATGTGAAAAGCTCTTTAGAAAAGAATCGAGTGATTATTGCCGATATATGA
- a CDS encoding anaerobic ribonucleoside triphosphate reductase, which yields MITKIKKRDGREVPFNMEKIANAIFKAAQAVGGQNYETALKLAEEVTLLLNEKYKDSIPGVEDIQDIVEKVLIEKGHAKTAKEYILYRAERTRIREMNTRLMKVYEDLTFKDAKDVDLKRENANIDGNTAMGTMLKYGSEGAKQFFDLFVLNPAHSKAHKNGDIHIHDLDFLTLTTTCCQIDIIKLFEGGFSTGHGFLREPQDIMSYSALACIAIQSNQNDQHGGQSIPNFDYGMAIGVRKTYIKLYRKNLLKSVELLIDNLDLCDNINNIFHVLEKEYGLLPTLTDNDLYRKKEAEYLNELLNDERLVEKIQNFAVRNAFKDTNARTYQAMEALIHNLNTMHSRAGAQIPFSSINYGTDTSAEGRMVIKNLLLATEAGLGNGETPIFPIQIFKVKDGINYKEEDPNYDLFKLACGVSAKRLFPNFSFIDAPFNLKYYKEGKPETEIAYMGCRTRVIGNVYDPSREIVNGRGNLSFTTINLPRLGLRNKGNLKAFYKELDQVMNLVIEQLIERFEIQASKKVHNFPFLMGQGIWLDSDKLGKDDYIREVLKHGTLSIGFIGLAECLKALTGFHHGESEEAQKIGLEIIGHMRKRLDDVSKQYNMNFTLLATPAEGTAGRFVKIDRELFGKIEGITDREYYTNSFHVPVYYKITAYEKIRIEAPYHELTNAGHITYIELDGDPTQNLGAFEKIVKFMKESGIGYGSINHPVDRDPVCGYTGIINDTCPKCGREEGDIKFERIRRITGYLVGTLDRFNDAKRAEVRDRVKHLSCSYK from the coding sequence TTGATTACTAAGATTAAAAAAAGGGATGGCAGAGAAGTACCTTTTAATATGGAGAAAATCGCTAATGCAATTTTTAAAGCAGCCCAGGCAGTTGGGGGGCAGAATTATGAAACAGCTCTTAAGCTTGCAGAGGAAGTAACCTTACTACTGAATGAAAAATATAAGGATAGTATACCTGGAGTTGAGGATATACAGGATATAGTTGAAAAGGTCCTTATTGAGAAGGGGCATGCCAAAACAGCTAAGGAGTATATATTATATAGAGCGGAGAGAACCAGAATTAGGGAAATGAATACCAGACTTATGAAGGTTTATGAAGATCTAACCTTTAAGGATGCAAAGGATGTGGATTTAAAAAGAGAAAATGCAAATATAGATGGAAATACTGCTATGGGAACCATGCTTAAATATGGTTCAGAGGGGGCTAAACAGTTTTTTGATTTATTTGTATTAAATCCTGCCCATTCTAAGGCTCATAAGAATGGTGATATACATATCCATGATTTAGACTTTTTGACTTTGACAACTACCTGTTGCCAAATAGATATTATTAAGTTATTTGAAGGAGGTTTTTCTACTGGCCATGGTTTTTTAAGGGAACCACAGGATATTATGAGCTATTCTGCTCTTGCCTGTATAGCTATTCAGTCTAATCAAAATGACCAACACGGTGGGCAGAGTATTCCAAATTTTGATTATGGTATGGCCATAGGTGTTAGAAAAACTTATATTAAGCTTTATAGAAAAAATTTGTTGAAGAGTGTGGAATTGTTAATAGATAATTTGGATTTATGCGATAATATCAACAATATTTTTCATGTTTTAGAGAAGGAATATGGACTTTTGCCTACCTTAACTGATAACGATTTATATAGAAAAAAAGAAGCTGAATACCTTAATGAATTATTGAATGATGAAAGATTAGTTGAAAAAATTCAAAATTTTGCAGTGAGGAATGCATTCAAGGATACTAATGCAAGAACCTATCAAGCAATGGAAGCTTTAATTCATAATTTGAATACTATGCATTCTAGAGCAGGTGCGCAGATTCCCTTTAGCTCCATTAACTATGGCACAGATACTTCCGCAGAAGGAAGGATGGTAATAAAGAATTTACTTCTAGCAACTGAGGCAGGTTTGGGAAACGGTGAGACGCCGATATTTCCTATACAGATATTTAAAGTAAAGGATGGAATAAACTACAAAGAAGAGGATCCGAATTACGATTTGTTTAAATTAGCCTGTGGGGTAAGTGCAAAAAGGCTATTTCCCAATTTCTCCTTTATAGATGCTCCCTTTAACCTAAAATATTATAAAGAAGGGAAACCAGAAACGGAAATTGCTTATATGGGTTGTAGGACAAGGGTTATAGGAAATGTTTATGACCCTTCAAGGGAGATTGTAAACGGAAGAGGTAATTTAAGTTTTACTACAATAAATCTGCCAAGACTGGGATTAAGGAATAAGGGAAATTTAAAGGCTTTTTATAAAGAACTAGATCAGGTTATGAACCTAGTCATAGAACAGTTGATAGAAAGATTCGAAATACAGGCAAGTAAGAAGGTTCATAATTTTCCTTTTCTAATGGGACAGGGAATTTGGTTGGATTCAGATAAGCTTGGTAAAGATGATTATATAAGGGAAGTATTAAAACATGGCACTTTATCTATTGGATTTATAGGATTAGCAGAGTGTTTAAAAGCTTTAACGGGTTTTCATCATGGAGAAAGTGAAGAGGCCCAAAAAATTGGCCTTGAGATAATTGGGCATATGAGAAAAAGATTAGATGATGTCAGCAAACAATACAATATGAACTTTACTCTATTGGCCACTCCTGCAGAGGGAACAGCAGGAAGATTTGTAAAAATAGATAGGGAACTATTTGGAAAGATTGAAGGAATTACAGATAGAGAATATTATACTAATAGTTTCCATGTACCAGTTTATTATAAGATTACAGCTTATGAAAAAATTAGAATAGAGGCTCCATATCATGAGTTGACCAATGCAGGCCATATTACCTATATAGAATTAGATGGAGATCCAACTCAGAATTTGGGGGCCTTTGAAAAGATAGTTAAATTTATGAAGGAGTCTGGGATTGGATATGGTTCGATCAATCATCCGGTTGATAGAGATCCCGTTTGTGGCTATACTGGAATAATAAATGATACTTGCCCAAAATGTGGTAGAGAAGAGGGAGATATTAAATTTGAAAGAATTAGACGAATAACCGGTTATTTAGTTGGAACCTTAGATAGGTTTAACGATGCAAAAAGGGCAGAGGTAAGGGACAGGGTTAAACATTTATCTTGTTCTTATAAATAG
- a CDS encoding HAD family hydrolase has protein sequence MKAVIFDMDGVIVDSQPLHFRVEKELLKELGVDITKKEVDSFVGVTEYQMWKTIKEKYNITPSVDEMIKMKLERFLENLDEIPMVENFKEFLLTLHEQSYPVALASSNNKIAIEAIAEKFDLKDYIKVFVSADDVKRGKPDPEIFLTAAEKLGIPPASCLVIEDARNGVKAAKAAGMRCIGLKNLNSGNQDLSEADLVIGNFNELNLDIIKGLFK, from the coding sequence TTGAAAGCAGTAATTTTTGATATGGATGGAGTGATTGTTGATAGTCAACCTTTACACTTTAGGGTAGAAAAAGAATTGCTCAAGGAATTAGGGGTGGATATTACAAAAAAAGAAGTAGATTCTTTTGTTGGTGTTACAGAATATCAGATGTGGAAAACAATCAAAGAAAAATACAACATAACCCCTTCTGTAGATGAAATGATAAAAATGAAATTGGAACGTTTCTTAGAGAATCTAGATGAAATCCCTATGGTGGAAAACTTCAAAGAATTCCTGTTAACATTACATGAACAGAGTTATCCAGTAGCTTTAGCTTCTTCGAACAATAAAATAGCGATAGAAGCAATTGCAGAAAAATTTGATTTGAAGGATTATATCAAGGTCTTTGTAAGTGCCGATGATGTAAAAAGGGGGAAACCAGATCCAGAAATATTTTTAACTGCTGCTGAAAAACTAGGCATCCCTCCAGCTTCCTGTTTAGTAATAGAAGATGCCCGTAATGGAGTAAAGGCTGCAAAGGCTGCAGGAATGAGGTGTATTGGCCTAAAAAATTTAAATTCTGGCAATCAAGACCTATCGGAAGCCGATTTAGTAATAGGTAATTTCAATGAATTGAATTTGGATATTATAAAAGGGCTATTTAAATAA
- the msrA gene encoding peptide-methionine (S)-S-oxide reductase MsrA — protein MKEIVLAGGCFWGVEEYFSRIDGVIETKVGYANGNTENPTYEEVCTNTTGHAEACHVKYDETVLPLEELLNRFWRIIDPTLLNRQGPDIGSQYRTGIYYMEEEDLPTIMKTFEEQKKKYDKPIVTEVEPLKVFYEAEEYHQKYLKKNPNGYCHIDLNA, from the coding sequence ATGAAAGAGATAGTATTGGCAGGTGGGTGCTTTTGGGGAGTAGAGGAGTATTTCTCAAGAATCGATGGTGTAATTGAGACTAAGGTAGGTTATGCAAATGGGAATACTGAAAATCCTACTTATGAAGAGGTATGTACCAATACTACTGGTCATGCAGAAGCTTGTCATGTAAAATACGATGAAACGGTATTACCCTTGGAGGAGCTACTCAATCGTTTTTGGAGAATAATCGACCCTACACTATTGAATCGCCAGGGACCAGATATAGGTAGTCAGTATAGGACGGGGATATATTACATGGAGGAAGAGGACCTACCTACCATAATGAAGACCTTTGAAGAACAGAAGAAAAAGTACGATAAGCCAATAGTGACGGAAGTAGAGCCTTTAAAGGTCTTTTATGAGGCTGAAGAATATCATCAAAAATACCTTAAGAAGAATCCTAACGGCTATTGCCATATAGATTTAAATGCTTAA
- the lepB gene encoding signal peptidase I: MKKEIKNWIFDIGFVLLLAIGINYLITGTKVQGNSMAPTLNHGDLLIMLNSKKIDRGDIVIIDTDMEVSAKDLEELNILTRLKMGKTKEIVKRVIAIEGDSLIIKDGKVLVNGQELEENYINGKNTWGDIDVDRIPENKIFVMGDNRDRSLDSRDSQIGLVDLEDVKGKIVLRLYPFNKFGIIK, encoded by the coding sequence GTGAAAAAAGAGATAAAAAATTGGATATTTGATATAGGATTTGTATTATTATTGGCGATTGGAATTAATTATTTAATAACTGGTACAAAAGTTCAAGGCAACTCAATGGCTCCAACTTTAAATCATGGGGACCTACTGATTATGTTAAATAGCAAAAAAATCGATAGAGGAGATATAGTAATAATAGATACTGATATGGAGGTATCTGCCAAAGATTTGGAAGAGTTAAATATTTTAACTAGGTTGAAAATGGGAAAAACTAAGGAAATAGTTAAGCGGGTAATAGCCATAGAAGGAGATAGCCTAATAATCAAGGATGGAAAAGTTCTAGTGAATGGACAGGAATTGGAGGAAAACTATATTAATGGTAAAAATACTTGGGGCGATATAGATGTCGATAGAATTCCTGAGAACAAAATATTTGTTATGGGAGATAATAGAGATAGGAGCTTAGATAGTAGGGATAGTCAGATAGGTCTGGTAGACTTAGAAGATGTTAAAGGGAAAATAGTTTTACGTTTGTATCCGTTTAATAAGTTTGGAATAATCAAATAA
- a CDS encoding LrgB family protein has product MVEYFNTPLFGTTLSITAFVIGMYIHRKSKIAIFNPLLISAIIIICFLSYFNIDYETYNKGGSIISFFIAPATVTLAVPLYKNIRLLKERWKTIIIGITVGSLAGLFTIFALSKLFKIDHVIMISMLPKSTTTAISMEIAEQIGGIPTLAVAFTAVAGISGNLIGEYVFKIFKIEDKVSKGVALGTASHAVGTAKAMELGETEGALSSLSIGVAGIISVFLIPWFISLLT; this is encoded by the coding sequence ATGGTAGAATATTTTAATACTCCATTGTTCGGAACTACTCTATCCATAACAGCCTTTGTAATAGGAATGTATATACATAGGAAGAGTAAAATAGCAATTTTTAATCCTTTACTAATATCTGCTATAATAATCATATGCTTTTTATCCTATTTTAACATAGATTACGAAACCTATAATAAAGGAGGAAGCATTATAAGCTTTTTCATTGCACCAGCTACAGTAACCTTGGCAGTGCCATTATATAAAAATATTAGGTTGTTGAAGGAAAGATGGAAAACCATAATAATTGGGATTACCGTTGGCAGTTTAGCGGGGCTATTTACCATATTTGCATTGAGCAAACTATTTAAAATAGACCATGTAATTATGATTTCTATGCTTCCTAAATCGACTACTACAGCTATTTCCATGGAAATAGCTGAACAAATAGGAGGTATACCTACTTTGGCTGTGGCTTTTACTGCTGTTGCTGGGATAAGCGGAAATCTTATAGGGGAATATGTTTTTAAAATATTTAAGATAGAGGATAAAGTATCTAAAGGGGTGGCTTTAGGGACAGCATCTCATGCAGTAGGAACTGCTAAAGCTATGGAATTGGGAGAAACTGAAGGTGCTTTATCGTCTTTATCCATAGGAGTTGCTGGTATCATTAGTGTATTTTTGATTCCTTGGTTTATAAGTTTATTGACATAA
- a CDS encoding CidA/LrgA family protein translates to MKTLKQFSLILIILFIAQILQQRYSLPIPGTILGMMILLLLLITRIMKLERVEKVSNVLLEHLTLFFVPSVVGIMNLFDKVKDLWIYLFITLLTSTMVVIAVTGLTVQILDKYRVNKEKRGA, encoded by the coding sequence TTGAAAACTTTAAAACAATTTTCTTTAATACTTATAATACTATTTATTGCCCAAATATTACAACAAAGATATAGCTTACCTATTCCAGGAACCATATTGGGAATGATGATATTATTACTATTATTAATAACTAGAATAATGAAGCTGGAAAGGGTGGAAAAGGTATCTAACGTATTATTAGAACATTTGACATTATTCTTTGTACCATCGGTTGTAGGCATAATGAATTTATTCGATAAAGTAAAGGACCTCTGGATTTATCTATTTATTACACTGCTTACTTCAACTATGGTAGTAATTGCGGTTACTGGGCTAACAGTCCAAATTTTAGATAAATACAGAGTCAATAAAGAGAAGAGGGGAGCATAA
- a CDS encoding TDE2712 family protein, with protein MIKSIKTNLDVIEAMLYYWQATSEKEKVGESYILSIGDFPEMKYVYGDEFDKESVRKVLSAISNREILNSESKKERKFWNNNMWMLEDLEFTNMMIRPLKVLNLNQMVDRLNSLNPDKDFEQIEVIFVPGHMDEYIIDKNKLVINFFRVMPDLYEEGKVRIGDKDLLDYLEEKLVKLVNS; from the coding sequence ATGATAAAAAGCATAAAAACGAATTTAGATGTTATAGAAGCTATGCTTTATTATTGGCAAGCAACTAGCGAAAAGGAAAAGGTGGGGGAATCTTATATTCTCAGCATAGGCGACTTTCCTGAGATGAAATATGTTTATGGAGATGAATTCGATAAGGAATCGGTAAGGAAGGTACTAAGTGCAATTTCCAATAGGGAAATTCTAAATAGTGAAAGCAAAAAAGAAAGAAAATTTTGGAATAACAATATGTGGATGCTAGAGGATTTAGAATTTACTAATATGATGATTCGACCACTGAAAGTATTAAATTTAAACCAAATGGTCGATAGATTAAATAGTTTAAATCCAGATAAGGATTTTGAGCAAATAGAAGTAATTTTTGTTCCTGGTCATATGGATGAATATATCATTGATAAAAACAAATTGGTAATCAATTTTTTTAGAGTAATGCCAGATCTATATGAGGAAGGCAAGGTAAGAATAGGAGATAAGGACCTATTAGACTATTTGGAGGAGAAGTTAGTAAAGTTAGTCAACAGCTAA
- a CDS encoding MATE family efflux transporter, producing the protein MAKIDRKELILNGNMYKAITIISLPLMVNNFIQTLYNLADAIWVSKLGSVQFAATSFVWPVIFLFISLGIGISVAGASILSQLIGASEHDEANKYASQLIILSLIFSLFFALIGYGLSPHIIKLMGGTGDLAIYSNIYLKICFLGFPFVFFFYNFDSIMTAQGNTLIPTILSAISTLMNVILDPIFIFHFGMGVAGAAIATVISQALLALAGLIVLRKYSPIIQLSLKGFKFKKTMIKKILEVGLPASVGQSGAALGFIVLNSFIASYGTATLAAFAMVNRITSLIMQPPMGIGAGLTSIVGQNMGANQMDRVEEAFKKAVKLTLALSLVGAVLILWKDMETINIFMSSERDVEVINQGLSYLRQVAITIPLMGLFSIFQGLFQGSGHTKYSMAMEVGRLWFIRIPMIQIFKYSTNLGPEGIWIAMSSSNFLICVYGYMVYRSNKWQRRIIKAGH; encoded by the coding sequence ATGGCAAAAATAGACAGAAAAGAGTTGATACTTAATGGGAATATGTATAAAGCAATTACCATAATATCTTTGCCCTTAATGGTGAATAATTTTATCCAAACCTTGTATAATTTGGCTGATGCTATCTGGGTTAGCAAGTTGGGCTCAGTACAATTTGCTGCTACATCTTTTGTATGGCCTGTAATATTTTTATTCATATCTTTAGGAATAGGTATATCGGTTGCAGGGGCTTCCATATTGTCCCAATTAATTGGAGCATCGGAACATGATGAAGCCAATAAGTATGCTAGTCAATTAATAATATTATCTTTAATATTTTCTCTTTTTTTTGCACTTATAGGCTATGGATTAAGTCCCCATATTATAAAACTGATGGGGGGAACTGGTGATTTAGCCATATATAGCAATATTTACCTAAAAATTTGCTTCCTTGGATTTCCTTTTGTATTCTTTTTTTATAATTTTGATTCCATAATGACAGCTCAGGGGAATACATTGATTCCTACCATTTTAAGCGCTATAAGCACATTAATGAATGTGATATTAGATCCAATTTTTATATTTCATTTTGGAATGGGGGTAGCTGGAGCTGCTATAGCTACGGTAATCTCCCAAGCATTGTTAGCTTTAGCTGGTTTAATAGTACTGAGAAAATATTCTCCAATTATCCAGCTTAGCTTAAAGGGCTTTAAATTCAAAAAAACTATGATTAAAAAGATCTTAGAAGTTGGATTACCTGCTAGTGTTGGTCAATCGGGGGCTGCATTGGGATTTATAGTTTTAAATAGCTTTATTGCTTCATATGGAACTGCTACATTAGCAGCTTTTGCTATGGTCAATAGAATAACTTCCTTGATAATGCAACCTCCTATGGGTATTGGGGCAGGCTTAACATCCATTGTGGGTCAAAATATGGGAGCAAACCAAATGGATAGGGTGGAAGAAGCTTTCAAAAAAGCCGTTAAGCTTACTTTGGCTTTATCCTTAGTAGGTGCTGTATTAATATTATGGAAGGATATGGAGACAATTAATATATTTATGAGTTCTGAAAGGGATGTGGAAGTTATAAATCAGGGGCTGTCTTATTTAAGACAGGTAGCTATAACCATACCGCTTATGGGGCTATTCAGCATATTCCAAGGACTATTTCAAGGATCTGGTCATACAAAATACTCTATGGCTATGGAGGTTGGCAGGCTTTGGTTTATAAGAATTCCTATGATTCAGATTTTTAAGTATTCAACCAACCTTGGCCCTGAAGGGATATGGATTGCCATGAGTTCTAGTAATTTTTTGATATGCGTATATGGCTATATGGTTTATAGAAGTAACAAATGGCAAAGGAGAATAATTAAGGCAGGACATTGA
- the ndk gene encoding nucleoside-diphosphate kinase has translation MERTFIMIKPDGVERKLLGEIISRIEKKGFRIIRAKLFQPDRELVEEHYIEHKDKPFFEEIVEYITRGSVMAMEVEGDSAIEMMRNMIGATDPKKALPGTIRGDFAYSISENIIHGSDSKESAKRELKLWFG, from the coding sequence ATGGAAAGAACGTTTATAATGATTAAGCCCGATGGAGTGGAAAGGAAGCTTTTAGGAGAAATAATTAGCAGAATAGAGAAAAAGGGGTTTAGGATCATACGAGCAAAGCTATTCCAGCCTGATAGAGAGCTGGTAGAAGAACATTACATAGAGCATAAGGATAAGCCTTTTTTTGAAGAGATAGTTGAGTACATTACCAGAGGATCCGTTATGGCTATGGAGGTAGAAGGGGATTCAGCCATTGAGATGATGAGAAATATGATAGGAGCCACAGACCCTAAAAAAGCCTTACCAGGGACTATTAGAGGGGATTTTGCCTATTCTATATCTGAAAATATTATCCATGGTTCAGATTCTAAGGAGAGTGCTAAAAGGGAATTAAAACTTTGGTTTGGATAA
- a CDS encoding NADH:ubiquinone reductase (Na(+)-transporting) subunit F, producing MNTIVITTVTVTAFTGLLALLLTIADRTVANYGEKKLIINEDKKYIVDGGNTLLATLINEKIFIPSACGGKGTCGYCKVKVVEGGGPVLPTELPWLTKDELEESIRLSCQCKIKEDMKIEIPEELFNVREYEVRVESIEDMTPVIKKLRLRFKEGEEINFKPGQYIQLKAPKYEGNDEEVYRAYSIASPPSEKSYIDLIIGYVPNGIATTYVHKHLKVGDTVHINGPYGDFYYRDKYDNEMILVAVGTGMAPILSILYHMRDENIKRKARFYFGARTPEDLFLLDELRELEETLYDFKFIPTLSRALDEHNWTGERGRVNVLLDKHIKDPKDREAYLCGSPAMIDTVVALLKEKGILEEDILYDKF from the coding sequence GTGAATACTATAGTAATTACCACCGTTACCGTTACCGCCTTTACCGGCCTCTTGGCCTTACTTTTAACTATTGCAGACCGGACTGTGGCCAATTATGGGGAGAAGAAGTTAATCATAAATGAGGATAAGAAATATATAGTTGATGGGGGGAATACCTTACTGGCAACTCTAATTAATGAAAAGATATTCATACCTTCTGCCTGTGGTGGCAAGGGAACTTGTGGCTACTGTAAGGTAAAAGTAGTGGAGGGTGGCGGACCTGTATTGCCTACCGAACTACCCTGGCTTACTAAAGATGAGTTGGAAGAAAGTATTAGGCTTTCCTGCCAGTGCAAGATAAAAGAGGATATGAAGATAGAAATCCCCGAAGAATTATTTAATGTAAGGGAATACGAGGTAAGGGTAGAATCTATAGAAGATATGACTCCTGTGATAAAGAAATTAAGGTTAAGATTTAAAGAAGGAGAGGAGATCAACTTTAAGCCCGGTCAATATATCCAACTTAAGGCTCCAAAATATGAAGGAAACGATGAAGAGGTTTATAGGGCCTATTCTATAGCTTCACCTCCTTCTGAGAAAAGCTATATAGATTTGATTATAGGATATGTGCCCAATGGAATAGCTACTACCTATGTTCATAAACATTTAAAAGTAGGTGATACAGTCCATATAAATGGTCCTTATGGAGATTTCTATTACAGGGATAAATATGATAACGAGATGATTTTAGTGGCAGTGGGAACTGGGATGGCCCCAATTCTTTCAATACTTTACCATATGAGGGATGAGAATATCAAGCGGAAGGCTAGGTTTTACTTTGGAGCTAGGACTCCGGAGGATTTATTCCTGTTGGATGAATTGAGGGAGTTAGAAGAGACCCTATATGATTTTAAGTTCATTCCAACCCTTTCACGAGCCCTAGATGAACACAATTGGACTGGAGAGAGGGGAAGGGTGAATGTACTCTTAGACAAGCACATCAAGGATCCAAAGGATAGGGAGGCTTATCTGTGCGGCAGCCCTGCTATGATAGATACGGTAGTAGCCTTATTAAAGGAAAAGGGAATCCTTGAAGAGGATATCCTGTATGATAAGTTCTAG
- a CDS encoding NADH:ubiquinone reductase (Na(+)-transporting) subunit E: MIELNPLVIFFAAIFTNNMIFSYFLGMCSFIAVSNEIPTSFGLGQAVTFVLTFTTILNYFIYHNILVPLNLEYLRFIVFIISIAAFVQLLEMIVERYFPNLYYALGIFLPLITVNCAILGVSLFMVIRQYTFLQSVGFAVGSGLGWTLAIVAMAGARKRIRNNKLLKGLEGPGITLIITGLMALAFVGFSGIVQIQ, translated from the coding sequence ATGATAGAACTTAATCCTTTAGTCATATTCTTTGCAGCCATATTTACAAACAATATGATATTTAGCTATTTCCTTGGAATGTGTTCCTTTATTGCAGTGTCCAACGAAATACCTACATCTTTTGGATTAGGGCAGGCAGTGACCTTTGTATTGACCTTTACCACCATATTGAATTACTTCATCTACCATAATATATTAGTGCCTTTAAATCTAGAGTACCTAAGGTTTATCGTATTCATCATAAGTATTGCAGCCTTTGTCCAGCTACTGGAGATGATAGTTGAAAGGTATTTCCCAAACCTTTACTACGCCTTAGGAATTTTTCTACCTCTTATTACTGTTAACTGTGCCATATTAGGGGTTTCCTTATTCATGGTAATTAGACAATATACCTTCTTACAATCGGTAGGATTTGCTGTAGGTTCAGGACTGGGATGGACATTAGCTATAGTGGCTATGGCAGGTGCAAGGAAGAGGATTAGAAACAATAAATTGCTAAAGGGCTTAGAAGGTCCGGGAATTACCCTTATTATAACAGGGCTTATGGCTTTAGCCTTTGTAGGTTTTTCCGGCATAGTACAGATTCAATAG
- a CDS encoding NADH:ubiquinone reductase (Na(+)-transporting) subunit D, whose protein sequence is MAGDSPKKIFKMGLWDDNPVFKQIIGICSSLAVTNLMINSLIMGLGLIFVTALSSLTVSIIRQFTPKHIRMMVQVLIISVYVIIVDIFLKAYLPEMSKALGPYVGLIITNCIIMGRCEGYAQNNPPLPSFLDGIASGLGYTIVLLVIAFIRELFGFGTIFGYRVFGDWWTNWTIMVMPPAAFFILGVIVWWARSKESEEKKEGGAVN, encoded by the coding sequence ATGGCAGGTGATAGTCCAAAGAAGATTTTTAAAATGGGCTTATGGGATGATAATCCCGTTTTTAAACAGATTATTGGAATATGTTCTTCTTTAGCCGTTACAAATCTAATGATAAATTCATTAATAATGGGCTTGGGTTTAATATTTGTTACGGCCTTATCATCTCTAACGGTTTCTATTATAAGGCAGTTTACTCCAAAACACATTAGGATGATGGTCCAAGTACTTATTATTTCTGTGTATGTAATAATAGTGGATATATTTTTAAAAGCCTACTTGCCAGAAATGAGTAAGGCTTTAGGTCCTTATGTAGGGTTAATTATTACCAACTGTATAATCATGGGAAGATGCGAGGGCTATGCCCAAAACAACCCTCCTCTACCATCCTTCTTAGATGGAATAGCTTCTGGCTTAGGATATACCATAGTGTTATTAGTTATTGCCTTTATCAGAGAACTATTTGGATTCGGAACAATTTTTGGATATAGGGTGTTTGGAGATTGGTGGACCAACTGGACCATAATGGTAATGCCTCCAGCAGCCTTCTTCATACTGGGAGTTATCGTTTGGTGGGCTAGAAGTAAGGAGTCAGAGGAGAAGAAAGAAGGGGGTGCAGTTAACTGA